The following proteins are co-located in the Vigna unguiculata cultivar IT97K-499-35 chromosome 9, ASM411807v1, whole genome shotgun sequence genome:
- the LOC114195982 gene encoding protein CPR-5, with protein sequence MAEIENCSSEPTTINQFQSQISMNNGMQSSDMSETSSNSSRKRKGKGKKVSFKRRNPSVVVRRHRANNVDTIGLPLGMSFAAVMAQVLYRKDVAAESTSPSHLSMMCTSAIKESLASVFGDKLDGLTRNFEQSFSSTLTTLQSVYESSKCNEGNKLNNMKMEILSSRLTLDKGECSGDTFRESGPSRPYDTEIHPSISRDLVEEVRDNFHTDSVSRDYPEDDRGRDNFHDSPEEGSRDKILMDSVSRDLALYGQSNQMVSFSQISFGSVNNPMVSIFEKSVTEQCRSNDLKALEIGLKMEELNMKKDELALNRDLNSLSRSKLAMGESKASFKAEKFKTELEDTRHGELKKKCIDCLITGLLIMSSSLFYGAYVYSYERIAEATESCTPSTQESSYWWTPKSVTSFNSKFHILWCQVQVMSRMVFGVLMIFAVAYLLLQRSTTSSSQTMPVTFILLMLGIGCGYCGKLCVETLGGSGNVWLLYWEILCLLHFFSLCWTPALFQILHGPVTAWQTTHKKTIFQYWIRRVLFYTILLVFLPLFCGLMPFATLGQWKDHFTLKGSDFNGSEW encoded by the exons ATGGCTGAGATTGAGAATTGTTCCTCTGAACCAACAACAATCAACCAATTTCAGAGTCAAATTTCGATGAACAATGGAATGCAAAGTTCAGACATGTCTGAAACCTCCTCCAATTCTTCACGGAAAAGAAAAGGTAAAGGTAAGAAGGTATCATTCAAGAGACGGAACCCTAGCGTGGTTGTTCGACGTCATAGGGCTAATAATGTGGACACTATTGGCCTTCCTCTTGGAATGTCATTTGCAGCAGTTATGGCTCAG gtGTTGTATAGAAAAGATGTAGCTGCTGAGAGTACATCTCCAAGTCATCTTTCAATG ATGTGTACATCAGCTATCAAGGAATCTCTTGCCAGT GTTTTTGGAGATAAGCTAGATGGTTTGACAAGGAACTTTGAGCAATCTTTTAGTAGCACATTAACTACTCTGCAATCAGTTTATGAATCATCCAAGTGCAATGAAggaaataaattgaataatatgAAGATGGAAATTCTGAGTTCTAGATTGACTCTTGACAAAGGAGAATGCTCAGGTGATACTTTTAGAGAGAGTGGTCCTTCAAGACCATATGATACTGAAATCCATCCATCAATAAGTCGTGATCTTGTTGAAGAGGTCAGGGATAACTTTCATACTGACTCAGTCAGTCGTGATTATCCTGAAGATGACAGGGGAAGGGATAACTTTCATGATTCTCCTGAAGAGGGCAGCAGAGATAAAATTCTTATGGATTCAGTTAGTCGGGATCTCGCATTGTATGGACAATCAAACCAAATGGTTTCtttttctcaaatatcttttggatCTGTAAATAATCCTATGGTTAGTATTTTTGAGAAGTCTGTCACAGAGCAGTGTCGTTCTAATGACCTCAAGGCACTTGAAATTGGCCTTAAAATGGAAGAATTGAACATGAAAAAGGATGAATTGGCTCTCAACCGTGATTTGAATAGTCTAAGCAGATCGAAATTAGCCATGGGAGAATCAAAGGCATCTTTCAAGGCTGAAAAGTTTAAGACCGAGTTAGAAGATACCAGGCATGGTGAACTCAAAAAGAAGTGCATAGACTGTCTTATCACTGGTTTGCTCATTATGTCATCCTCACTATTCTATGGTGCTTATGTCTATTCCTATGAACGGATTGCTGAAGCTACTGAATCATGTACACCGTCAACCCAG gAATCTTCCTACTGGTGGACTCCCAAGTCAGTGACCTCATTCAATTCAAAGTTTCATATTTTGTGGTGCCAGGTTCAAGTTATGAGCCGAATGGTGTTTGGTGTCTTGATGATTTTTGCAGTTGCATATTTGCTCTTGCAGCgatcaacaacatcatcatcacAGACTATGCCTGTTACTTTCATCCTTTTAATGTTGGGAATTGGTTGTGGCTATTGTGGCAAGCTGTGTGTGGAGACACTAGGTGGTAGTGGTAATGTGTGGCTCTTATACTGGGAGATCCTATGCTTGCTTCATTTCTTTTCCCTATGCTGGACCCCTGCATTGTTCCAAATCCTTCATGGACCAGTCACTGCATGGCAAACAAcgcataaaaaaacaatttttcagTATTGGATTCGCAGAGTTCTCTTCTATACCATCTTGCTAGTGTTTCTACCACTGTTCTGTGGTCTCATGCCATTTGCTACCCTAGGTCAATGGAAAGACCATTTTACATTGAAGGGGTCAGATTTTAACGGATCGGAATGGTAA
- the LOC114196330 gene encoding protein HEAT INTOLERANT 4-like yields the protein MSKGTKRNAKQTEEPKQRKKRSPKIKPPKQDEYFEDKRNLEDLWRETFPVGTEWDQLDSVYQYKWNFSNLENAFEEGGVLHGKRVYLFGCTEPQLVWFKDESKVVCIPVVVAVVSPFPPSDKIGINSVQRESEEIIPMTQMKMDWVPYIPLEDRASQVDRLKSQIFILSCTQRRAALKHLKLDRVKKYEYCLPYFYQPFKEDELEQSTEVQIMFPVEPKPVFCEFDWELDELEEFTDKLIEEEELSEDQKDTFKEFVKEKVREAKKANREASESRRKAIAEMSEETKAAFETMRFCKFYPMQSPDAPDVSNVKSPFINRYYGKAHEVL from the exons ATGAGCAAAGGAACTAAGAGGAACGCGAAACAGACTGAAGAGCCCAAGCAACGCAAGAAGCGATCCCCTAAAATTAAGCCTCCCAAGCAAGACGAGTACTTCGAAGACAAGCGCAATTTA GAGGACTTGTGGAGGGAAACGTTCCCTGTAGGAACAGAg TGGGATCAATTGGATTCCGTGTATCAATACAAGTGGAATTTCTCTAACCTGGAA AATGCATTTGAAGAGGGTGGTGTGCTGCATGGAAAAAGGGTGTATCTCTTTGGCTGCACCGAGC CTCAACTTGTGTGGTTCAAAGATGAAAGCAAAGTTGTCTGCATACCTGTTGTTGTAGCT GTAGTTTCACCTTTCCCACCATCAGATAAAATCGGGATTAACTCCGTTCAGAGAGAATCTGAAGAAATAATACCCATGACACAAATGAAAATGGACTGGGTTCCATATATCCCCCTGGAGGACCg AGCAAGCCAAGTTGACAGATTAAAATCTCAAATATTTATCTTAAGTTGCACCCAGAGAAG GGCTGCATTGAAACATCTGAAGTTGGATCGTGTGAAGAAATACGAGTACTGCTTGCCTT ATTTCTACCAGCCGTTTAAGGAAGATGAACTTGAACAAAGCACTGAAGTTCAAATAATGTTTCCAGTAGAGCCAAAGCCG GTTTTCTGTGAATTTGATTGGGAATTAGACGAGCTTGAG GAGTTCACAGATAAGCTTATAGAGGAGGAGGAGTTATCGGAAGATCAAAAAGATACTTTTAAG GAATTTGTCAAAGAAAAAGTACGCGAAGCAAAGAAAGCTAACAGAGAG GCCAGTGAGTCTCGAAGAAAAGCCATTGCAGAAATGAGTGAAGAAACTAAAGCTGCATTTGAGACTATGAGATTTTGTAAGTTTTACCCCATGCAAAGTCCAGATGCACCTGATGTATCAAATGTTAAG TCTCCATTTATAAACAGGTATTACGGAAAGGCTCATGAGGTTCTGTAA